The Xiphophorus hellerii strain 12219 chromosome 5, Xiphophorus_hellerii-4.1, whole genome shotgun sequence genome window below encodes:
- the sid4 gene encoding secreted immunoglobulin domain 4 codes for MGSYAAALIFCSLICSVAAQAPVVTVEPRTATIRQGESVSYRCQVKSNVQPVQLEWRRANNQALPDNVKIGPDGSVLTVANARPGNHGQYRCVAISAAGRSFANVVLNVKSPSKVQLTPAGPLLIRTGESVAVECHVTGRPRPTVTWKRRGSTLQLVTQEINDAHIIKWPSVRPEDSGVYVCQADNNVGKSEAEVELVVVGPPGTPVASVNIEEMTAIEGQTVTIECKATGSPTPVITWSKLRAPLPWKHAVADGILTLTDVGRQDSGQYICNATNIHGYSEAYTDMEVDTPPYATCMPDQVRLQPGNSLVLQCLAHGSHPIQFTWSRVGRGSLPVGAETTREGKLMIASVKQSDGGTYKCVATNHVGSSEAVAKVIIKA; via the exons ATGGGTTCATATGCTGCAGCTCTGATCTTCTGCTCCCTGATATGCTCAG TGGCAGCTCAGGCTCCAGTCGTTACCGTGGAGCCTCGGACCGCAACCATCCGCCAGGGAGAGTCTGTCAGCTACAGGTGCCAGGTGAAGAGCAATGTCCAACCCGTTCAGCTGGAGTGGAGAAGAGCCAATAATCAGGCCTTGCCAG ACAATGTAAAGATTGGTCCAGATGGGTCTGTGCTGACGGTTGCAAACGCTCGACCTGGAAACCACGGCCAGTACCGCTGTGTGGCCATCAGCGCCGCTGGACGCAGCTTTGCCAACGTTGTGCTGAATGTCAAAT CTCCTTCTAAAGTACAGCTGACACCAGCAGGACCCCTGCTTATCAGAACAGGAGAGTCTGTGGCAGTGGAGTGTCATGTCACCGGTAGGCCACGCCCCACGGTCACCTGGAAACGCAGAGGCTCCACCCTTCAGCTGGTAACTCAGGAGATAAACGACGCCCACATTATAAAG TGGCCTTCCGTACGCCCAGAGGACTCCGGAGTGTATGTCTGCCAGGCTGACAACAACGTGGGGAAATCCGAGGCAGAGGTCGAGCTCGTCGTGGTGGGTCCACCTGGAACACCAGTGGCTTCGGTTAACATCGAAGAGATGACAGCGATCGAGGGACAAACAGTTACCATCGAGTGCAAGGCTACGG GCTCCCCTACCCCTGTCATCACCTGGTCCAAGCTAAGAGCACCACTGCCATGGAAGCACGCAGTAGCTGATGGCATCCTGACGCTGACCGACGTGGGGCGCCAAGACTCGGGACAATACATATGCAACGCGACCAACATACACGGCTACAGCGAGGCGTACACTGACATGGAGGTGGACA CTCCTCCGTACGCCACCTGCATGCCCGACCAGGTCCGGCTCCAGCCTGGAAACTCTCTGGTCTTGCAGTGCCTGGCCCACGGCTCTCACCCAATCCAGTTCACCTGGAGCCGGGTGGGAAGAGGCAGTCTGCCGGTTGGAGCAGAAACCACCAGGGAGGGGAAGCTGATGATAGCCAGTGTTAAACAGAGCGACGGAGGAACGTATAAGTGTGTGGCCACCAACCACGTTGGTTCGAGCGAGGCCGTGGCGAAAGTCATCATAAAAG CCTGA
- the mvb12a gene encoding multivesicular body subunit 12A, with translation MSLMESGKVLPLTAVAWTSNTGCCPKDFTLISITVDGVAANFTRGFGMKSGYYLCYSKDLKGSVVVSDIQVISDKDSIPHGYSYIREFLDSKTTVSKKKRVVVRTSPVANVETAVLDIKLTAKSKMLLQHYTYVGDINGYVLWCRKGPFSSPAPKAKPRSISLEIRSLSLEEPSAPALPLRPRDLPPIPQQSRLSNRRHSLNAGDVQNTSADSSLQAITALDGVPFSLHPDFDLQANGTALQLNSQLNIHIKSVRDIENEYNYTFTVEESAAKRIRPSVST, from the exons ATGTCCTTGATGGAGTCGGGAAAAGTCCTGCCTTTGACGGCGGTGGCTTGGACATCCAACACCGGCTGCTGCCCCAAAGATTTCACCCTG atCAGCATCACAGTAGACGGAGTGGCGGCAAACTTCACGCGTGGCTTTGGCATGAAGTCCGGATATTACCTCTGTTACAGCAAG GACCTGAAAGGCAGTGTGGTGGTTTCAGACATTCAGGTCATCTCGGACAAAGACTCCATTCCCCACGGCTACAGCTACATTAGAGAGTTCCTCGATTCAA AGACCACTGTGTCTAAGAAGAAGCGGGTGGTTGTTCGCACGTCCCCGGTGGCCAACGTAGAAACGGCTGTGTTGGACATCAAACTGACAGCCAAAAgcaaaatgctgctgcagcactACACTTACGTGGG CGACATCAACGGCTACGTGCTGTGGTGCAGGAAGGGTCCTTTCTCCAGCCCCGCCCCCAAAGCTAAACCTCGTAGCATCAGCTTAGAGATACGCAGTCTCTCTCTGGAGGAACCGTCCGCTCCGGCTCTTCCTCTCCGGCCCAG GGACCTTCCTCCTATACCGCAGCAAAGCCGGCTGAGTAATCGCCGGCACAGCCTGAATGCCGGGGACGTCCAGAACACATCTGCTGACAGCAGTCTTCAGGCAATTACAG ctttagATGGAGTTCCCTTCAGCCTGCACCCGGATTTCGATTTGCAAGCAAATGGCACG GCTCTCCAGTTGAATTCCCAACTAAACATCCACATAAAGTCTGTGAGAGACATTGAAAATGAG TACAACTACACGTTTACAGTGGAGGAATCCGCTGCCAAGAGGATCCGACCGTCGGTCTCAACATAA
- the LOC116720424 gene encoding transcription factor AP-4-like isoform X1 has product MDYVRMPTEKITSLQHFKRTEKDVIGGLCSLANIPLSPETAQDQERRIRREIANSNERRRMQSINAGFQSLKTLLPHTDGEKLSKAAILQQTADYIFTLEQEKTQLLTQNNQLKRFIQEFSGSSPKRRRAEEKDEGIGSPDTLEEEKVEELRREMIELRQQLDKERSARMQLEEQVISAVRSLDGQLHPERLKVITQQVEEEQALIQSQTLLRLQQIHAAAADRQTHSPQVLAPPTPPAPTHHPTVIVPAPTLNQHHHVTVVTMSPSVHTSTVSTSRQNLDTIVQAIQHIERTQERRGSSEDEQRRAVIVSPTHVAMDTACSDTDTDTEGEDCLMN; this is encoded by the exons ATGGACTATGTCAGGATGCCGACAGAGAAGATAACATCCCTGCAGCACTTCAAGCGGACGGAGAAGGATGTTATCGGCGGGCTTTGCAG CCTGGCGAACATCCCCCTCAGTCCGGAGACGGCCCAGGACCAGGAGAGACGGATCCGTCGGGAAATTGCCAACAGCAACGAGCGGCGGCGTATGCAGAGCATCAACGCTGGATTTCAGTCCCTCAAAACACTCCTGCCACACACAGACGGGGAGAAGCTCAGCAAG GCCGCCATCCTTCAACAAACAGCGGACTACATCTTTACCTTGGAGCAGGAAAAAACCCAGCTGCTAACCCAGAACAACCAGCTCAAACGCTTCATCCAG GAGTTTAGCGGCTCCTCGCCCAAAAGGAGGCGAGCCGAGGAGAAGGACGAAGGCATCGGGTCTCCGGACacgctggaggaggagaaggtggaggagctgaGGAGGGAGATGATCGAGCTGCGGCAGCAGCTGGACAAGGAGCGCTCGGCTCGCATGCAGCTGGAGGAGCAGGTGATCTCAGCT GTGCGGTCTCTGGACGGCCAGCTGCACCCAGAGCGTCTGAAGGTGATCACCcagcaggtggaggaggagcaggCCCTCATCCAGAGCCAGACGCTGCTGCGGCTACAGCAGATCCACGCCGCCGCCGccgacagacaaacacacagtcCTCAG GTGctggctccgcccactccgCCTGCCCCAACCCACCACCCCACTGTCATCGTCCCAGCTCCAACACTAAACCAACACCATCACGTCACTGTGGTGACCATGAGCCCATCTGTCCACACCAGCACCGTGTCCACTTCCAGACAGAACCTGGACACCATTGTGCAG GCCATCCAGCACATTGAGCGCACCCAGGAGAGAAGAGGCAGCTCCGAGGACGAGCAGAGGAGAGCAGTCATCGTCAGCCCCACCCACGTCGCCATGGACACCGCCTGCTCGGACACAGACACGGACACGGAGGGTGAAGACTGTTTGATGAACTGA
- the LOC116720424 gene encoding transcription factor AP-4-like isoform X2: MDYVRMPTEKITSLQHFKRTEKDVIGGLCSLANIPLSPETAQDQERRIRREIANSNERRRMQSINAGFQSLKTLLPHTDGEKLSKAAILQQTADYIFTLEQEKTQLLTQNNQLKRFIQEFSGSSPKRRRAEEKDEGIGSPDTLEEEKVEELRREMIELRQQLDKERSARMQLEEQVRSLDGQLHPERLKVITQQVEEEQALIQSQTLLRLQQIHAAAADRQTHSPQVLAPPTPPAPTHHPTVIVPAPTLNQHHHVTVVTMSPSVHTSTVSTSRQNLDTIVQAIQHIERTQERRGSSEDEQRRAVIVSPTHVAMDTACSDTDTDTEGEDCLMN; encoded by the exons ATGGACTATGTCAGGATGCCGACAGAGAAGATAACATCCCTGCAGCACTTCAAGCGGACGGAGAAGGATGTTATCGGCGGGCTTTGCAG CCTGGCGAACATCCCCCTCAGTCCGGAGACGGCCCAGGACCAGGAGAGACGGATCCGTCGGGAAATTGCCAACAGCAACGAGCGGCGGCGTATGCAGAGCATCAACGCTGGATTTCAGTCCCTCAAAACACTCCTGCCACACACAGACGGGGAGAAGCTCAGCAAG GCCGCCATCCTTCAACAAACAGCGGACTACATCTTTACCTTGGAGCAGGAAAAAACCCAGCTGCTAACCCAGAACAACCAGCTCAAACGCTTCATCCAG GAGTTTAGCGGCTCCTCGCCCAAAAGGAGGCGAGCCGAGGAGAAGGACGAAGGCATCGGGTCTCCGGACacgctggaggaggagaaggtggaggagctgaGGAGGGAGATGATCGAGCTGCGGCAGCAGCTGGACAAGGAGCGCTCGGCTCGCATGCAGCTGGAGGAGCAG GTGCGGTCTCTGGACGGCCAGCTGCACCCAGAGCGTCTGAAGGTGATCACCcagcaggtggaggaggagcaggCCCTCATCCAGAGCCAGACGCTGCTGCGGCTACAGCAGATCCACGCCGCCGCCGccgacagacaaacacacagtcCTCAG GTGctggctccgcccactccgCCTGCCCCAACCCACCACCCCACTGTCATCGTCCCAGCTCCAACACTAAACCAACACCATCACGTCACTGTGGTGACCATGAGCCCATCTGTCCACACCAGCACCGTGTCCACTTCCAGACAGAACCTGGACACCATTGTGCAG GCCATCCAGCACATTGAGCGCACCCAGGAGAGAAGAGGCAGCTCCGAGGACGAGCAGAGGAGAGCAGTCATCGTCAGCCCCACCCACGTCGCCATGGACACCGCCTGCTCGGACACAGACACGGACACGGAGGGTGAAGACTGTTTGATGAACTGA
- the LOC116720424 gene encoding transcription factor AP-4-like isoform X3 yields the protein MQSINAGFQSLKTLLPHTDGEKLSKAAILQQTADYIFTLEQEKTQLLTQNNQLKRFIQEFSGSSPKRRRAEEKDEGIGSPDTLEEEKVEELRREMIELRQQLDKERSARMQLEEQVISAVRSLDGQLHPERLKVITQQVEEEQALIQSQTLLRLQQIHAAAADRQTHSPQVLAPPTPPAPTHHPTVIVPAPTLNQHHHVTVVTMSPSVHTSTVSTSRQNLDTIVQAIQHIERTQERRGSSEDEQRRAVIVSPTHVAMDTACSDTDTDTEGEDCLMN from the exons ATGCAGAGCATCAACGCTGGATTTCAGTCCCTCAAAACACTCCTGCCACACACAGACGGGGAGAAGCTCAGCAAG GCCGCCATCCTTCAACAAACAGCGGACTACATCTTTACCTTGGAGCAGGAAAAAACCCAGCTGCTAACCCAGAACAACCAGCTCAAACGCTTCATCCAG GAGTTTAGCGGCTCCTCGCCCAAAAGGAGGCGAGCCGAGGAGAAGGACGAAGGCATCGGGTCTCCGGACacgctggaggaggagaaggtggaggagctgaGGAGGGAGATGATCGAGCTGCGGCAGCAGCTGGACAAGGAGCGCTCGGCTCGCATGCAGCTGGAGGAGCAGGTGATCTCAGCT GTGCGGTCTCTGGACGGCCAGCTGCACCCAGAGCGTCTGAAGGTGATCACCcagcaggtggaggaggagcaggCCCTCATCCAGAGCCAGACGCTGCTGCGGCTACAGCAGATCCACGCCGCCGCCGccgacagacaaacacacagtcCTCAG GTGctggctccgcccactccgCCTGCCCCAACCCACCACCCCACTGTCATCGTCCCAGCTCCAACACTAAACCAACACCATCACGTCACTGTGGTGACCATGAGCCCATCTGTCCACACCAGCACCGTGTCCACTTCCAGACAGAACCTGGACACCATTGTGCAG GCCATCCAGCACATTGAGCGCACCCAGGAGAGAAGAGGCAGCTCCGAGGACGAGCAGAGGAGAGCAGTCATCGTCAGCCCCACCCACGTCGCCATGGACACCGCCTGCTCGGACACAGACACGGACACGGAGGGTGAAGACTGTTTGATGAACTGA